The following proteins are co-located in the Echinicola sp. 20G genome:
- a CDS encoding glycoside hydrolase family 43 protein, whose product MADPTVFYYDGIYYLYGTYRADEGFQVYESTNLKEWKGPSGKLSEGFCLRKENVYGDRGFWAPQVFEKDGIFYMAYTANEHISIAKSKSPLGPFEQESQLPIGREAERKIDPFIYNAPNGKTYMYYVKVANGGNRIYVSEITPDFKGLIEESTKLCIEATNPWENFEDAEWTVTEGPSILFHKGLYYMVYSANDFRSQHYAVGYAVSDSPDGPWKKWQQPILKMEDVGVPGTGHGDFFLGEDGRMYYVFHTHFSKEQVAPRKTAIIQADFVENDKGEIVLTMNPDTWRYLEEQRK is encoded by the coding sequence ATGGCAGATCCTACAGTTTTTTATTATGATGGAATCTATTATTTGTATGGAACATATCGTGCAGATGAGGGTTTTCAGGTGTATGAATCTACTAATTTGAAGGAGTGGAAAGGTCCCTCTGGGAAACTATCCGAGGGGTTTTGTCTGAGAAAGGAGAACGTTTATGGAGATAGGGGCTTTTGGGCTCCTCAGGTTTTTGAAAAGGACGGGATCTTTTATATGGCCTATACAGCCAATGAGCACATTTCAATTGCCAAAAGCAAAAGTCCTTTAGGGCCATTTGAGCAAGAAAGTCAATTACCAATAGGAAGGGAAGCTGAGCGAAAAATTGATCCTTTTATTTACAATGCACCCAATGGAAAAACCTATATGTACTATGTCAAAGTGGCCAATGGAGGAAATAGAATTTATGTTTCAGAAATTACTCCCGATTTTAAAGGTTTAATAGAAGAGAGTACCAAACTTTGCATAGAAGCTACTAACCCTTGGGAAAATTTTGAAGATGCTGAATGGACAGTAACAGAAGGGCCTTCTATTCTTTTTCATAAGGGGCTTTATTATATGGTCTATAGTGCCAATGACTTCCGTAGTCAGCACTATGCAGTCGGCTATGCTGTTAGTGATAGTCCGGATGGTCCATGGAAAAAGTGGCAGCAACCCATTTTGAAAATGGAAGACGTGGGAGTTCCAGGAACAGGTCATGGCGACTTCTTCTTAGGTGAAGACGGAAGGATGTATTATGTTTTTCACACGCATTTTTCAAAAGAACAAGTAGCTCCCAGAAAAACAGCTATAATCCAAGCTGACTTTGTGGAAAATGATAAAGGAGAAATCGTACTTACCATGAATCCGGATACATGGAGGTATTTGGAGGAACAGCGAAAGTAA